The proteins below come from a single Desulfomonilaceae bacterium genomic window:
- the nadS gene encoding NadS family protein: MKEAMFQELLESIHQAGSIIRGEMEPSRVFTVEKPDVKSIRSKLGATQSDFATMLGISVRTLENWEQKRRTPRGPARVLLQIAEDHPEIVWDVVKQKRKKQIGC, encoded by the coding sequence ATGAAGGAAGCAATGTTCCAGGAGCTTCTTGAAAGTATACATCAGGCCGGATCCATAATTCGTGGAGAGATGGAGCCATCGCGAGTCTTCACGGTAGAAAAGCCTGACGTTAAATCGATCAGATCCAAGCTGGGGGCCACCCAATCCGACTTTGCAACTATGCTTGGGATCAGTGTCCGTACCTTGGAAAACTGGGAACAAAAGCGTCGAACGCCCAGGGGCCCAGCCAGAGTATTGCTTCAGATAGCGGAAGATCACCCTGAAATTGTTTGGGACGTGGTCAAGCAAAAAAGAAAAAAACAAATAGGATGTTAG